The following coding sequences lie in one Populus nigra chromosome 15, ddPopNigr1.1, whole genome shotgun sequence genomic window:
- the LOC133674371 gene encoding receptor-like protein kinase HSL1, with product MSEITPIVLLIHFLTLFLFLHANSQFHDQAVLLRLKQHWQNPLSLEQWTPSNSSHCTWPGVVCTDNYITQLILDNKNISGTIPPFLSDLKNLTFLNFSNNNIIGKFPVAVHNLSKLEILDLSQNYIVGTIPDDIDCLARLSYLNLCVNNFTGSIPAAIGRIPELRTLYLHDNLFDGTFPPEIGNLSKLEELYMAHNGFSPSRLHSSFTQLKKLKMLWISGANLIGEIPQVIGEMVALEHLDLSSNKLTGSIPGSLFMLMNLRVLWLYKNKLSGEIPRAVEALNLTSVDLSENNLTGTIPVDFGKLDKLSCLSLFYNQLSGEIPEGIGRLPALKDFKLFRNNLSGSIPPDLGRYSALERFEVCSNRLTGNLPEYLCHGGSLRGVVAFDNKLGGELPKSLENCSSLLAVSISNNAFFGYIPVGLWTALNLQQLKISDNLFTGELPNEVSTSLSRLEISNNKFSGSISIEGNSWRNLEVFNASNNQFTGTIPLELTALPNMTVLLLDKNQLTGALPSDIISLKSLTTLNLSQNQLSGHIPEKFGFLPDLVKLDLSDNQFSGIIPPQLGSLRLVFLNLSSNNLMGKIPTEFENVAYATSFLNNPGLCTRRSSLYLKVCNSRPQKSSKTSTQFLALILSTLFAAFLLALLFAFITIRVHWKRNHRLDSEWKFINFHKLNFTESNIVSGFKESNLIGSGGSGKVYRVVANGFGDVAVKRISNNRNSDQKLEKEFLAEIEILGTIRHLNIVKLLCCICNDNSKLLVYEYMEKRSLDQWLHSEREAKSASASVNHVALDWSKRLQIAVGAAQGLCYMHHDCSPPIVHRDVKSSNILLDSEFNAKIADFGLARMLVKQGELATVSAVAGSLGYIAPEYARTVRVNEKIDVYSFGVVLLELTTGKAANYGDEDTCLAEWARRHMQEGKPIVDVLDEEIKEPCYEDEMRDVFKLGVFCTSMLPSERPNMKEVVQILLGRNRRWVCGRKNMRHA from the exons ATGTCGGAAATAACCCCCATTGTCCTCTTAATTCACTTCCTCACCCTCTTCCTTTTCCTTCATGCAAACTCCCAATTTCATGATCAAGCCGTTCTACTAAGACTGAAACAACACTGGCAAAATCCGTTGTCTCTTGAGCAATGGACCCCATCAAACTCCTCTCATTGCACTTGGCCTGGAGTAGTCTGCACTGATAACTACATCACTCAACTCATCCTTGATAACAAGAACATCTCTGGAACTATCCCACCCTTTCTTTCAGACCTTAAGAACCTCACATTtctcaacttttctaataacaatATTATTGGAAAGTTCCCTGTGGCTGTACATAACTTGTCCAAGTTGGAGATCTTAGACCTCTCTCAGAACTACATTGTTGGCACAATTCCTGATGATATTGACTGTTTGGCTCGCCTCTCGTACCTCAACCTCTGTGTTAATAACTTCACTGGCAGCATTCCAGCTGCCATTGGGCGGATACCAGAGCTAAGAACTCTTTATCTTCATGATAATCTGTTCGATGGTACTTTCCCTCCAGAAATCGGAAACTTGTCCAAACTTGAAGAGTTATATATGGCTCACAatggcttttctccatcaaGGTTGCATTCCAGTTTCACCCAGCTGAAGAAACTGAAGATGTTGTGGATTTCCGGAGCGAATTTGATTGGCGAGATTCCACAAGTGATTGGAGAAATGGTGGCATTGGAGCACTTGGATTTATCCTCTAATAAACTAACTGGGAGTATTCCTGGCAGTTTGTTCATGTTGATGAATTTGAGAGTGCTATGGCTTTACAAGAACAAATTATCTGGGGAAATTCCTCGGGCTGTTGAAGCTTTGAATTTGACTTCCGTCGATCTTTCGGAGAACAATCTGACTGGTACAATACCTGTTGATTTTGGGAAGCTCGACAAATTATCATGTTTGAGTTTGTTCTACAATCAGTTATCTGGTGAGATCCCAGAAGGCATTGGTCGTCTTCCGGCATTGAAAGATTTTAAGTTGTTTAGGAACAATTTATCAGGGTCAATCCCTCCAGATCTTGGGCGATACTCAGCCCTTGAACGCTTCGAGGTTTGTTCCAATAGGCTTACTGGGAACCTGCCTGAATATTTATGTCATGGAgggagcttaagaggcgtggtAGCTTTTGATAATAAGCTCGGTGGAGAGTTGCCAAAATCACTTGAGAATTGCAGTAGTTTGCTAGCAGTAAGTATTTCAAATAACGCATTTTTTGGCTATATTCCTGTTGGTTTATGGACAGCTTTAAATTTGCAACAACTGAAGATAAGTGATAATTTGTTCACTGGAGAGCTTCCTAATGAAGTGTCAACTAGTCTTTCACGGCTCGAGATAAGTAACAACAAGTTCTCTGGTAGTATTTCCATTGAAGGAAATTCTTGGAGGAATCTGGAGGTCTTCAATGCGAGCAATAACCAATTTACTGGCACCATCCCTCTTGAATTAACTGCTCTTCCTAATATGACGGTTCTTTTACTTGATAAGAACCAGCTTACCGGAGCACTTCCATCTGACATCATCTCATTGAAATCTTTAACTACTCTAAACCTCAGTCAAAATCAACTTTCTGGACATATTCCTGAAAAGTTTGGTTTCCTACCTGACCTGGTCAAACTGGACTTATCAGAtaatcaattttctggtataaTTCCACCACAACTTGGTTCTCTGAGGCTTGTTTTTCTCAATCTCTCTTCCAATAATCTCATGGGGAAAATCCCCACTGAGTTTGAAAATGTTGCTTATGCCACTAGTTTCTTGAACAATCCTGGTCTTTGTACAAGAAGGTCATCCCTATACCTTAAGGTTTGCAATTCCAGACCtcaaaaatcaagcaaaacttCAACCCAATTCCTAGCCTTGATATTAAGTACTTTGTTTGCAGCCTTTCTGTTAGCGTTGTTATTTGCATTCATCACGATCAGAGTTCACTGGAAGAGAAACCATAGATTGGATTCAGAATGGAAATTCATCAACTTCCATAAGTTGAATTTTACTGAATCAAACATAGTTTCAGGATTTAAAGAAAGCAACCTGATAGGAAGTGGTGGATCAGGAAAAGTATATCGTGTTGTTGCAAATGGATTTGGTGATGTAGCTGTGAAAAGAATCTCGAATAACAGAAATTCAGACCAGAAACTTGAGAAGGAGTTCCTTGCCGAAATTGAGATACTGGGTACCATAAGGCATTTGAATATAGTGAAGTTGCTTTGTTGTATTTGCAATGATAACTCGAAACTTCTTGTTTACGAGTATATGGAGAAGCGTAGTCTTGATCAATGGCTGCATTCAGAGAGAGAGGCAAAAAGTGCATCAGCTTCAGTGAATCATGTTGCTTTGGACTGGTCCAAGAGGCTGCAGATTGCAGTGGGAGCTGCCCAGGGTCTGTGCTACATGCACCATGACTGCTCTCCTCCCATAGTACACCGAGATGTCAAGTCAAGCAATATACTGTTGGATTCTGAGTTCAACGCAAAAATCGCTGATTTTGGTTTAGCAAGGATGCTTGTTAAGCAGGGAGAACTTGCAACTGTGTCTGCTGTGGCTGGTTCTTTGGGTTACATAGCTCCAG AGTATGCTCGAACAGTTAGAGTGAATGAGAAGATTGATGTTTATAGCTTTGGAGTTGTCCTTCTTGAACTAACGACAGGGAAAGCAGCTAATTATGGTGACGAGGATACGTGCCTTGCCGAATGGGCAAGGCGTCACATGCAAGAAGGAAAACCTATAGTCGATGTGTTAGATGAGGAGATAAAGGAGCCTTGTTACGAGGATGAGATGAGAGATGTTTTCAAACTAGGGGTGTTCTGTACGAGCATGTTGCCTTCTGAAAGGCCTAACATGAAGGAGGTTGTCCAGATCTTACTTGGTAGGAACCGTCGATGGGTCTGTGGAAGGAAGAATATGAGACATGCATGA
- the LOC133674871 gene encoding probable 3-hydroxyisobutyrate dehydrogenase-like 1, mitochondrial yields the protein MDRPKATIITRYYRHFDIRGHAMRLSLLLLPHALPRNSHKLPLSPLPLLHRTMAASATTNVEHISPSNTRVGWIGTGVMGRSMCGHLIKAGYKVTVFNRTLSKAQPLIDMGARLAQSPLAVASQSDVVFSIVGFPSDVRSVLLDSTSGALPGLRPGGVLVDMTTSEPSLAAEISAAATIKDCHSVDAPVSGGDRGAKNGSLAIFAGGDKTVIDRLSPLFALMGRVNYMGATGKGQFAKLANQITIASTMVGLVEGIIYAHKAGLNVESYLNAISTGAAGSKSLDLYGSRILKRDFEAGFFVNHFVKDLGICLKECQNMGLALPGLALAQQLYLSLKAHGEGNLGTQALILALERLNNVSLENLASSNSAAN from the coding sequence ATGGACAGACCAAAAGCTACTATCATCACCAGATATTATAGACATTTTGATATTCGAGGACATGCGATGCGACTGTCACTCTTACTTCTTCCACACGCTCTTCCCCGTAACTCTCACAAACTTCCCCTCTCCCCTCTCCCACTACTCCACCGCACCATGGCAGCCTCCGCCACCACCAACGTCGAGCACATAAGCCCATCAAACACGCGCGTGGGTTGGATCGGAACTGGTGTAATGGGCCGCTCCATGTGCGGCCATCTTATAAAAGCTGGTTACAAAGTCACCGTCTTCAACCGGACcctttcaaaggcccaaccctTAATCGACATGGGAGCTCGCCTGGCTCAATCACCTCTCGCTGTCGCTTCCCAATCCGACGTCGTCTTCTCCATCGTCGGCTTTCCCTCCGACGTCCGCAGCGTCCTCCTTGATTCCACTTCCGGCGCCCTTCCAGGACTCCGCCCTGGCGGCGTCCTCGTCGACATGACCACATCTGAACCCTCCCTCGCCGCGGAGATTTCAGCAGCCGCCACTATAAAGGACTGCCACTCCGTTGACGCCCCCGTATCCGGAGGCGACCGGGGCGCCAAGAACGGTAGCCTCGCAATTTTCGCAGGAGGAGATAAAACAGTCATCGACAGGCTAAGTCCCCTATTTGCCCTCATGGGGAGGGTTAATTACATGGGTGCCACCGGGAAAGGTCAGTTCGCAAAATTGGCAAATCAAATAACGATAGCATCAACAATGGTTGGATTAGTAGAGGGAATTATTTATGCCCATAAAGCTGGATTAAATGTTGAATCTTATTTAAATGCAATCTCAACCGGGGCAGCAGGGTCAAAGTCACTTGATTTATATGGGAGTAGAATTTTGAAGAGGGATTTCGAAGCTGGATTTTTTGTCAATCATTTTGTGAAAGATTTAGGGATTTGTTTGAAGGAGTGTCAAAATATGGGACTTGCTTTGCCAGGATTAGCTCTGGCCCAGCAGCTTTATTTGTCTCTTAAGGCTCATGGTGAAGGGAATTTAGGCACTCAAGCTCTTATTTTGGCTCTGGAGAGGCTTAATAATGTTTCTCTTGAGAATTTGGCTTCTTCCAATTCGGCTGCGAATTAG
- the LOC133673929 gene encoding mitochondrial import inner membrane translocase subunit TIM17-2-like encodes MGTPETSREPCPDRILDDIGGAFGMGAVGGSVFHFIKGVHSSPTGTRLIGGTQAVRMNAPRVGGSFAVWGGLFSAFDCSMVYLRQKEDPWNSIIAGASTGGFLSMRQGLGASARSAMFGGVLLALIEGAGIMLNKVMSAQQDMPVIIEDPVPAMAGGPGFPMGQPHAQTQEGASVSGSESGSWFGGWFGGGKKKESEASSSGSKTEILESFDAPPVPNFEYK; translated from the coding sequence ATGGGAACACCTGAAACTTCTCGAGAGCCGTGTCCTGATCGTATTCTCGATGATATTGGCGGCGCTTTCGGCATGGGAGCCGTCGGCGGCTCCGTTTTCCACTTCATCAAAGGCGTCCACAGCTCTCCAACCGGTACAAGGCTTATCGGCGGAACTCAGGCCGTTCGCATGAACGCTCCGCGTGTTGGTGGTAGCTTTGCCGTCTGGGGAGGCCTCTTCTCCGCCTTTGACTGCTCAATGGTTTACCTCCGGCAGAAGGAAGATCCATGGAACTCAATCATAGCTGGCGCTTCCACCGGTGGCTTCCTATCCATGCGGCAAGGACTTGGCGCGTCGGCTCGCTCGGCTATGTTTGGTGGCGTGTTACTGGCTTTGATTGAAGGAGCTGGGATTATGCTGAATAAGGTAATGAGTGCTCAACAGGATATGCCTGTTATTATTGAAGATCCTGTTCCTGCTATGGCCGGTGGGCCTGGTTTTCCTATGGGCCAGCCCCACGCCCAGACCCAAGAGGGTGCATCTGTGAGTGGTTCGGAGTCGGGTTCGTGGTTCGGTGGGTGGTTTGGAggagggaagaagaaggaatcaGAGGCGAGTAGTAGTGGAAGCAAGACTGAGATTTTAGAGAGTTTTGATGCTCCACCAGTACCAAATTTTGAATACAAgtaa